The Heyndrickxia vini genome contains a region encoding:
- a CDS encoding APC family permease, which yields MYSSIKRFLIGRPLKSHELGEQKLTRLKALAILSSDALSSVAYGTEQILIVLATVSTMAFWYNIPIAIGVLFLLTALILSYRQIIFSYPQGGGAYIVSKENLGENPGLIAGGSLLVDYILTVAVSISAGTDAITSAFPILHEHNVLIAIMLVILITILNLRGLTESASVLAYPVYLFVFALVMMIIVGMFKIATGQVSPNLHTSLGTPVAGISLFLLLRAFSSGCSALTGVEAISNAVPNFKKPAAKNAAATLALMGILLAILFTGITFLAYWFGIAPKGNETVVSQIAAQTFGRNFLYFFVQGTTALILVLAANTGFSAFPMLAYSLAKDKYMPRMFSIRGDRLGYSNGIIFLSVASIILIIAFKGKTEHLIPLYAVGVFIPFTLSQTGMILKWIRQKPEGWVIKLITNLVGALISFLVLTILFITKFHHVWAVVIFLPIVVLIFHKIKRHYDAVGEQLRVSQPIAQDIQGNVFIVPVAGVTTVVERSINYAKSLTDQVIAVYIAFDKEDEKKMEKKWEELNNGVRLVTLYSSYRSIIYPLSKFLETIQAKAIENHYMVTVLFPQFIPKKGWHNILHNQSALLIRARLLWKKDIVVATLPYKFKK from the coding sequence ATGTACAGTTCAATCAAACGTTTTTTAATCGGAAGACCTTTAAAATCACATGAATTAGGTGAACAAAAATTAACAAGGTTAAAAGCGTTAGCCATATTATCATCAGATGCGTTATCTTCAGTAGCATATGGGACTGAACAAATATTAATTGTTTTAGCAACCGTAAGCACAATGGCCTTTTGGTACAATATCCCAATTGCGATTGGTGTTCTTTTTCTGTTAACCGCACTGATTTTGTCTTACCGACAAATTATTTTTTCCTATCCGCAAGGTGGAGGAGCTTATATCGTTTCCAAAGAAAATCTTGGAGAGAACCCGGGTTTAATTGCTGGTGGATCGTTATTAGTTGATTATATATTAACTGTAGCCGTAAGTATTTCAGCTGGTACAGATGCAATTACGTCTGCATTTCCTATTTTGCATGAGCATAATGTTCTTATCGCAATTATGTTAGTCATTTTAATTACCATTTTAAATTTACGTGGTTTGACTGAATCGGCCTCAGTTCTTGCTTATCCTGTGTATTTATTTGTGTTTGCATTAGTCATGATGATTATCGTAGGAATGTTTAAGATTGCGACTGGGCAAGTATCACCGAATTTACACACTTCCTTAGGTACACCTGTAGCAGGAATTTCATTATTTTTATTATTAAGGGCCTTTTCATCAGGTTGTTCCGCTCTTACCGGAGTAGAAGCAATATCGAATGCAGTTCCCAATTTTAAAAAACCTGCTGCAAAAAATGCTGCTGCAACCCTTGCCTTGATGGGAATACTCCTTGCAATTCTTTTTACGGGGATAACATTTTTAGCCTACTGGTTTGGAATTGCGCCAAAAGGAAACGAGACGGTCGTTTCACAAATTGCAGCCCAAACATTCGGGAGGAATTTCCTTTACTTTTTCGTCCAAGGGACAACTGCCTTAATTTTAGTTCTTGCAGCAAATACGGGATTTTCAGCATTTCCGATGTTAGCCTATAGCTTAGCAAAAGATAAATACATGCCTCGAATGTTCTCGATTAGAGGGGATCGTTTAGGTTATTCAAACGGAATTATTTTCTTAAGTGTTGCTTCGATTATTCTTATTATTGCTTTTAAAGGGAAAACTGAGCATTTAATTCCTTTATATGCAGTGGGTGTATTTATTCCATTTACACTTTCCCAAACAGGAATGATCTTGAAATGGATAAGACAAAAGCCTGAAGGTTGGGTGATTAAGTTAATTACAAATTTAGTCGGTGCGTTGATTTCGTTTCTCGTATTAACCATCCTGTTTATAACAAAATTTCACCATGTATGGGCCGTTGTAATTTTCTTACCAATCGTTGTTCTCATCTTTCACAAAATCAAGCGGCATTATGATGCGGTCGGCGAGCAACTGCGGGTATCACAACCAATTGCCCAAGATATTCAAGGAAACGTGTTTATTGTGCCGGTTGCGGGGGTAACGACAGTTGTTGAACGTTCCATTAACTACGCAAAATCATTGACCGATCAAGTGATAGCTGTTTATATCGCTTTTGATAAAGAAGATGAAAAGAAAATGGAGAAAAAATGGGAAGAATTAAATAATGGGGTTCGTTTAGTGACCCTATACTCTTCCTATCGAAGCATTATCTATCCTTTAAGTAAGTTTCTTGAAACGATTCAAGCAAAAGCTATAGAAAATCATTATATGGTTACGGTTCTATTTCCACAATTTATACCGAAAAAAGGATGGCATAATATTTTACACAATCAATCGGCGCTATTAATTCGGGCTCGACTACTATGGAAAAAAGATATTGTTGTTGCCACGCTTCCGTATAAATTTAAAAAATAG
- a CDS encoding twin-arginine translocase TatA/TatE family subunit: MGNLGFGEIMLIVVVALLIFGPSKLPKLGKAAGETLREFKKGMRGIMEDDPSEKK; encoded by the coding sequence ATGGGTAACTTAGGATTCGGAGAAATTATGTTAATTGTTGTTGTTGCTCTGTTAATTTTCGGACCATCTAAATTGCCTAAGCTTGGTAAAGCTGCGGGTGAAACATTAAGAGAATTTAAAAAGGGTATGAGAGGAATTATGGAAGACGATCCAAGCGAAAAGAAATAA
- a CDS encoding AI-2E family transporter: protein MFKIKRKFLNIGIGIIIVLVIIWLLNQVSFVFTPLVIFIQTLFIPFLISGILYYLARPVVRLLEGWKVPRKLAIMLIFVVLIGIVVTVVELVGPLLQDQFKRLIDNVPDMVKAAQDALNYWQKNQEYIPQFAKDIIANLTTKLQTNALSTGAVVAKVLSNVFGFLFSLVIVPFILFYMLSDRDKFVPNVTRFFPKSKEKEIHSVLHDMDKALGGYIQGQLIVSSVVGILLLIGYLIIGLDYALILAIFGMATNVIPFLGPFIAATPAIIVAFFQNPIMAVYVIIVMFVAQQIESNLVSPQVMGKTLNVHPLTIILLILVGGNLAGVLGMILIIPTYAVLKVVVLHIYQLIRIRKIEE, encoded by the coding sequence GTGTTTAAAATAAAAAGGAAGTTTTTAAATATTGGAATTGGGATTATTATCGTTCTAGTTATCATTTGGCTATTAAATCAAGTTAGTTTTGTATTTACCCCACTAGTTATTTTTATCCAAACCTTGTTTATTCCTTTTCTCATTTCAGGAATCTTATATTATTTGGCAAGACCGGTTGTGAGGCTGTTGGAAGGGTGGAAAGTTCCAAGAAAACTTGCGATTATGTTGATATTTGTCGTGTTAATTGGAATTGTTGTTACGGTTGTTGAATTAGTTGGACCATTATTACAAGACCAATTTAAACGGTTAATTGATAATGTGCCAGATATGGTAAAGGCAGCGCAGGATGCATTAAATTATTGGCAAAAAAATCAGGAATACATTCCTCAATTTGCAAAGGATATTATTGCTAATTTAACGACTAAATTACAAACGAATGCTTTATCGACGGGTGCAGTAGTCGCGAAGGTTTTAAGCAATGTATTCGGTTTTCTTTTCTCGCTTGTCATTGTACCGTTCATTTTGTTCTATATGTTAAGTGACCGCGATAAATTCGTGCCGAATGTCACTCGCTTTTTTCCAAAATCGAAAGAAAAAGAGATTCATTCTGTTTTACATGATATGGATAAGGCATTAGGCGGTTATATTCAGGGACAATTAATTGTAAGCTCTGTTGTAGGGATTCTCTTATTGATTGGCTATTTAATTATCGGATTGGATTATGCGCTAATTCTTGCTATATTCGGAATGGCGACGAATGTCATCCCGTTTCTTGGACCATTTATCGCGGCAACGCCGGCAATTATCGTCGCCTTCTTCCAAAATCCGATTATGGCCGTTTACGTTATTATTGTTATGTTTGTGGCTCAACAAATTGAAAGTAATCTCGTTTCTCCTCAAGTAATGGGGAAAACATTAAACGTACACCCGTTAACGATTATTTTACTCATTTTAGTTGGAGGAAACTTGGCTGGAGTATTAGGAATGATTTTGATTATTCCAACATACGCAGTGTTAAAAGTTGTTGTTTTACATATTTATCAATTGATACGTATAAGAAAAATAGAAGAGTAA
- a CDS encoding 3D domain-containing protein, translated as MQKIRRAIVMLVICVIFIPMTINAHAETSQESLHNVKQKMQQNKEAVQEKEKEKEALNTELTTLQQQWQSLQSEISTNQKELSSLKDKINETNNEIEKKKEEIVKLEDKVLVREDVIKKRLVALQENDRTNIIIDTLLSSDSIGDFLNRVSAVAVLLRADNEILEQQQKDLKQIEKDKKEIAKKEAVMKEDQHALATTQAKLENSLQDKQVSITKIQSKYAMIEKDIKQSKNENDTLQSQMNSIQNTIKKEQAAAKARAAIIVKQAKTPAQSDNYEKPEKGEEIYVTATAYSHEDTKGNVTALGYNIKKNPNMKLIAVDPSVIPLGKKVWVEGYGVAIAGDTGSAIIGHRIDVLKPSSKEAKAWGRKTVKIIILN; from the coding sequence ATGCAAAAAATTAGGCGAGCCATTGTCATGCTTGTAATTTGTGTTATCTTCATTCCCATGACAATAAATGCCCATGCAGAAACAAGTCAAGAAAGCTTGCATAATGTAAAACAAAAGATGCAACAAAACAAGGAAGCCGTCCAAGAAAAAGAAAAGGAAAAAGAAGCTTTAAACACAGAACTGACTACTTTACAACAGCAATGGCAATCATTACAATCAGAGATTTCTACTAATCAAAAAGAGTTAAGTAGTTTAAAAGATAAAATAAACGAAACAAATAATGAGATTGAAAAGAAAAAAGAAGAAATAGTGAAGTTAGAAGATAAAGTTCTTGTAAGAGAAGATGTTATTAAAAAACGGCTCGTTGCTTTACAAGAAAATGATCGCACGAATATCATCATTGATACATTATTAAGCTCTGATAGCATCGGGGATTTTTTAAATCGTGTCAGTGCTGTTGCTGTGTTATTACGAGCTGATAATGAAATATTGGAGCAACAACAAAAGGATCTCAAACAGATTGAAAAAGATAAAAAGGAAATTGCTAAAAAGGAAGCTGTTATGAAAGAGGATCAGCATGCATTAGCTACTACTCAAGCAAAACTAGAAAATAGTTTACAAGATAAACAAGTATCTATTACAAAGATTCAGTCTAAATATGCAATGATTGAAAAAGATATTAAGCAGTCAAAAAATGAGAATGACACTCTTCAATCTCAGATGAATTCCATTCAAAATACGATAAAAAAAGAACAGGCAGCGGCTAAGGCAAGAGCAGCAATCATTGTCAAACAAGCGAAAACGCCCGCTCAAAGTGATAATTATGAGAAACCTGAAAAAGGTGAAGAAATTTATGTAACGGCTACAGCTTATAGTCACGAGGATACTAAAGGAAATGTCACTGCATTAGGATATAACATAAAGAAGAATCCTAATATGAAATTAATCGCAGTTGATCCTTCTGTTATTCCTTTAGGCAAAAAAGTTTGGGTAGAAGGATATGGCGTTGCGATCGCAGGTGATACTGGAAGTGCCATTATTGGTCATAGAATTGACGTACTCAAACCTTCAAGCAAAGAAGCCAAAGCATGGGGACGGAAAACCGTAAAAATCATTATTTTAAATTAA
- a CDS encoding amino acid ABC transporter ATP-binding protein, with protein MITFRNVNKHYGSFHVLKDINLEVDQGEVVVVIGPSGSGKSTMLRCINRLETISDGELVVSGTRVNDKQTDINDLRRNIGMVFQHFNLYPHKTVLQNITLAPIKVLGEDKKKAEETAMYYLEKVGIPDKANSYPSQLSGGQQQRVAIARGLAMKPQVMLFDEPTSALDPEMIGEVLEVMKSLAQEGMTMVVVTHEMGFAKEVANRVVFMDEGRIVEEGKPADFFANPQAERAQLFLKRVLNH; from the coding sequence TTGATAACATTTCGAAATGTTAATAAGCATTATGGGTCATTTCATGTTTTAAAAGATATTAATCTTGAGGTCGATCAAGGTGAAGTAGTTGTAGTCATTGGTCCATCTGGATCAGGGAAAAGTACAATGCTGCGCTGCATCAACCGTTTGGAAACGATTTCGGACGGCGAACTCGTTGTAAGCGGTACAAGAGTAAATGATAAACAAACTGATATAAATGATTTACGCCGAAATATAGGAATGGTATTTCAACATTTTAATCTATATCCTCATAAGACTGTTTTACAAAATATCACTCTAGCTCCTATAAAAGTTCTTGGTGAGGATAAGAAGAAAGCCGAAGAAACAGCTATGTATTATCTAGAAAAGGTGGGGATCCCTGATAAAGCGAATTCCTATCCTTCTCAATTATCAGGCGGCCAACAACAAAGGGTAGCGATTGCTAGAGGATTGGCAATGAAACCTCAAGTGATGTTGTTTGATGAGCCAACTTCAGCATTAGACCCGGAAATGATTGGGGAAGTGCTTGAAGTAATGAAATCTTTGGCACAAGAGGGGATGACAATGGTTGTAGTCACACATGAAATGGGCTTTGCTAAAGAAGTGGCCAATCGTGTCGTTTTCATGGACGAAGGGCGAATTGTAGAGGAAGGCAAACCAGCTGACTTTTTTGCCAATCCACAAGCGGAGCGAGCTCAGCTCTTTTTAAAACGTGTGTTAAATCATTAA
- a CDS encoding transporter substrate-binding domain-containing protein has product MKKMKKWLFLGVVFTLIAALMAGCGKSSSGDSSKSTLDKIKDRGKFVVGVKYDTYLFGYKDPKSGEVTGFDIDIAKALAKKILGDESKVELVEITSKTRIPKLKNGDIDAIIATMTITEDRKKEVNFSDIYFDAGQSLLVKKGSSIKSVDDLKKGTKVLAVKGATSGENVKKAAPDTELLEFENYAEAFTALKSGKGDALTTDNSILYGMAAQDSNYEVVGGTFTEEPYGIAVKKDDKEFTDYVNKFLKELKDSGEYDKIKEKWIKE; this is encoded by the coding sequence ATGAAGAAAATGAAAAAGTGGTTGTTCTTGGGGGTAGTGTTTACTTTAATCGCTGCATTAATGGCAGGCTGTGGCAAGTCATCGTCGGGGGATTCAAGTAAAAGTACATTAGATAAGATTAAAGATCGCGGAAAATTTGTTGTAGGTGTTAAATATGATACGTATTTATTTGGTTACAAAGACCCTAAAAGTGGTGAAGTAACTGGATTCGATATTGATATTGCTAAGGCGCTTGCAAAGAAAATCTTAGGTGATGAGAGCAAAGTAGAATTAGTTGAGATTACTTCTAAAACGCGTATTCCAAAGCTTAAAAATGGCGACATCGATGCAATCATCGCGACAATGACAATTACAGAAGATCGCAAAAAAGAAGTAAACTTCTCTGATATTTATTTTGACGCTGGTCAATCACTGCTTGTGAAAAAGGGAAGCTCAATTAAGAGTGTGGATGATTTGAAAAAAGGAACAAAAGTATTAGCAGTTAAAGGTGCTACTTCCGGAGAGAACGTGAAAAAAGCTGCTCCAGATACTGAGCTATTAGAATTCGAAAACTATGCAGAAGCTTTCACAGCATTGAAGTCTGGTAAAGGTGATGCACTTACAACTGACAACTCCATTCTATACGGTATGGCAGCACAAGACAGTAACTATGAAGTAGTTGGCGGAACATTTACAGAAGAGCCTTATGGAATCGCTGTTAAAAAGGATGATAAAGAATTCACTGATTACGTAAACAAATTTTTGAAAGAACTTAAAGACAGTGGAGAATACGACAAAATTAAAGAGAAGTGGATTAAAGAATAA
- a CDS encoding amino acid ABC transporter permease, protein MLDFSVLTNYFDLYLDGFLQTIKVSLIGLIGSFVLGVIVAIMRIAPFKILNFLGACFVEFIRNIPLIVILFFFYHGLSSIFNLSGFVAGTIALTIYTASFIAEAVRAGIQSVDKGQMEAARSSGLNYIQTMRYIILPQAVKIVIPPIGNQFINLVKNSSILGVAAGLELMYFGDYIAQKNYAIFDTYIFVGIFYLILTIPLSLFVNYLERRLAKSY, encoded by the coding sequence ATGCTTGATTTCTCCGTATTAACTAACTATTTTGATTTGTATTTGGATGGATTCCTTCAAACGATCAAGGTGAGTCTTATCGGCCTTATTGGTAGCTTTGTGTTAGGGGTAATTGTAGCAATTATGCGTATTGCTCCGTTTAAAATATTAAATTTTTTAGGTGCGTGCTTTGTTGAGTTTATAAGGAATATTCCACTTATTGTCATTTTGTTTTTCTTCTACCATGGACTAAGTTCAATATTTAATTTAAGCGGATTTGTAGCAGGAACGATTGCCCTTACAATTTATACTGCATCTTTTATAGCAGAAGCCGTTCGTGCAGGCATTCAATCTGTTGATAAAGGCCAGATGGAGGCAGCACGTTCATCAGGTCTAAATTATATTCAAACAATGAGATACATTATTTTGCCCCAGGCTGTGAAAATCGTCATCCCCCCAATAGGCAACCAATTTATTAATCTAGTTAAAAACTCATCCATTCTTGGGGTAGCAGCGGGATTAGAATTAATGTATTTTGGTGACTATATTGCTCAAAAAAACTATGCCATTTTTGATACTTATATTTTTGTAGGAATATTTTATTTAATATTAACCATCCCGTTAAGTTTATTTGTCAATTACTTAGAGAGAAGATTGGCAAAAAGCTATTAA
- a CDS encoding amino acid ABC transporter permease, with product MDFIGAYSSGNISYLLKGFLVTLEVAFISIILSFVIGSLLGIFRYAKIPVFSKIVAVLVEAIRNLPLILIIFFTYFALPEVGIKMGVMTAAIAALTIFESAMISEIVRSGLNSIEKGQIEASRSSGLNYVQTMWHIILPQALKRMIPPLVSQFISLLKDTSLAVIIALPELLHNAQGIYSGPRGGNQIIPIIIMVALMYFVVNYALSLLSRALEKRLDTTHKKGKGKNKFQGNNQEVLPSNLS from the coding sequence ATGGATTTTATAGGTGCGTACTCCAGTGGAAACATTAGCTATTTACTTAAAGGGTTCTTAGTTACACTAGAAGTTGCTTTTATTTCAATTATTTTAAGTTTTGTTATAGGGAGCCTTCTGGGAATATTTAGATATGCAAAAATACCTGTTTTCTCAAAAATAGTCGCTGTTCTTGTTGAGGCAATACGTAATCTGCCTCTAATATTAATTATCTTTTTTACTTATTTCGCACTGCCTGAAGTAGGAATTAAAATGGGGGTTATGACAGCTGCTATTGCTGCATTAACGATCTTTGAATCTGCGATGATATCAGAAATCGTTCGAAGTGGACTAAACTCTATTGAAAAAGGACAAATTGAGGCATCAAGATCTTCTGGATTAAATTACGTACAAACGATGTGGCATATCATTCTTCCACAAGCATTGAAAAGAATGATACCTCCATTAGTAAGTCAATTTATTTCATTGTTAAAAGATACTTCTTTAGCAGTAATTATTGCTTTACCAGAACTTCTTCATAATGCACAAGGTATCTATAGCGGTCCAAGAGGCGGGAATCAAATCATTCCAATTATTATAATGGTAGCACTAATGTATTTTGTTGTTAATTATGCATTATCATTATTATCACGAGCATTAGAGAAACGTTTGGATACAACTCACAAGAAGGGGAAAGGTAAAAATAAATTTCAAGGGAATAATCAAGAAGTATTACCAAGCAATTTATCATAA
- a CDS encoding AI-2E family transporter — translation MAEFVGSFFQKRGVKRFIIFALIAVILYLLRSMMNLILLTFIFAFLMDRLSVFVSRRLHVNRKLTVVVLYVAIVGLLSLGISKYLPVLINEITQLIKQLIEFYSQPQDNVVVNYIVEKIVEKNEITNFLKQGFTFLLGYFTNIGKLSIDVFLSLILSIFYLLEKERLTDFTKKFKESKVSPFYDEIEFFSKKFALTFGKVIEAQFIIAIVNTVLTTIALSIMGFPQLFGLAIMIFFLGLIPVAGVIISLIPLCFIAYSIGGFIQVLYVVIIVVIVHAIEAYVLNPKLMSSKTNLPVFYTFIVLIFSEHFFGVWGLILGIPVFVFLLDVLDVKNEKVKKDK, via the coding sequence ATGGCAGAGTTCGTTGGCAGTTTTTTTCAAAAAAGGGGCGTAAAGCGTTTTATTATATTTGCTTTAATCGCGGTCATATTATATCTTTTGAGAAGTATGATGAATTTAATACTGCTAACATTTATTTTTGCGTTTCTAATGGATCGTCTATCAGTATTTGTTTCTAGGCGATTGCATGTAAACCGTAAATTAACAGTTGTTGTCCTATATGTTGCCATTGTCGGCCTATTATCGCTCGGTATAAGTAAATATTTGCCGGTACTCATCAATGAAATAACCCAACTAATCAAGCAACTGATTGAATTTTATTCCCAGCCGCAAGATAATGTAGTGGTGAACTATATTGTTGAGAAGATAGTAGAAAAAAATGAAATAACCAACTTTTTAAAGCAAGGATTTACGTTCCTTCTTGGATATTTCACTAATATAGGAAAATTGAGCATAGATGTATTTTTATCTCTCATACTAAGCATATTTTATCTATTGGAAAAAGAAAGGCTCACTGATTTCACAAAAAAATTCAAGGAGAGTAAAGTGTCTCCATTTTATGATGAGATTGAGTTTTTTAGCAAAAAATTCGCATTAACGTTTGGAAAGGTAATTGAAGCACAGTTTATTATTGCGATTGTAAATACGGTACTAACAACGATTGCTCTTTCTATCATGGGATTTCCGCAATTGTTTGGTTTAGCAATAATGATTTTCTTCCTAGGATTAATACCGGTAGCGGGGGTAATTATCTCACTTATTCCGCTTTGTTTCATAGCCTATAGTATAGGTGGGTTCATCCAAGTATTATATGTAGTGATTATTGTAGTAATTGTTCATGCTATTGAAGCATACGTATTAAATCCGAAATTAATGTCTTCAAAGACAAACCTTCCAGTATTCTATACATTTATTGTATTAATCTTTTCGGAGCACTTCTTTGGAGTGTGGGGCTTAATATTGGGAATTCCAGTTTTCGTATTCCTTTTAGATGTGCTAGATGTGAAAAATGAAAAGGTTAAAAAGGATAAATAG